A genomic stretch from Croceibacterium aestuarii includes:
- the pip gene encoding prolyl aminopeptidase — MTGYRTLYPEIEPYESGMLDVGEGHSLYYERVGTPGAKPAVFLHGGPGGAMSPKHRRQWNPDLYDVLLFDQRGCGKSLPFAEIEHNDTWRIVGDIERLREMCGHEAWQVFGGSWGSTLALAYAETYPERVTELVLRGVFLARQKEKHWLYACGASELYPEQWDKFSGHIPAAERGDLVKAYHDRLTSDDEAVRLAAAKEWSSWEGSVITLRPDPALLDDFNDPAKALPFARICARFFLDDFYLEENQLLANIDRIRGIPGIIVQGRHDACTPPVSAWDLKKAWPEAELWVVPDASHAASEPGIVDGLVRATDTFARGAP, encoded by the coding sequence ATGACCGGATACCGCACGCTCTATCCCGAGATCGAACCCTACGAGAGCGGCATGCTCGATGTCGGCGAAGGCCATTCGCTGTACTACGAACGCGTCGGCACGCCCGGCGCCAAGCCGGCGGTGTTCCTCCACGGCGGCCCCGGCGGAGCGATGAGCCCGAAACATCGCCGCCAGTGGAACCCGGACCTCTACGACGTGCTGCTGTTCGACCAGCGCGGCTGCGGCAAATCCCTGCCCTTCGCCGAGATCGAGCACAACGACACCTGGCGCATCGTCGGCGATATCGAGCGGCTGCGCGAAATGTGCGGCCACGAGGCCTGGCAGGTGTTCGGCGGCAGCTGGGGTTCCACCCTAGCGCTCGCCTACGCCGAGACATATCCCGAGCGCGTGACGGAGCTCGTCCTGCGCGGGGTATTTCTCGCTCGGCAGAAGGAGAAGCACTGGCTCTACGCTTGTGGCGCGAGCGAGCTCTATCCCGAGCAGTGGGACAAGTTCAGCGGCCACATCCCGGCAGCTGAACGCGGCGACCTGGTGAAGGCCTACCACGACCGCCTGACCAGCGACGACGAAGCGGTGCGCCTCGCCGCTGCCAAGGAATGGTCGTCGTGGGAAGGCAGCGTCATCACCCTGCGGCCCGACCCTGCCCTGCTCGACGATTTCAACGATCCCGCCAAGGCCCTGCCCTTCGCCCGCATCTGCGCGCGGTTCTTCCTCGACGATTTCTACCTCGAGGAGAATCAGCTCCTGGCGAACATCGACCGCATCCGCGGCATCCCCGGGATCATCGTCCAGGGCCGCCACGACGCCTGCACCCCGCCGGTTTCGGCGTGGGATCTCAAGAAGGCCTGGCCCGAGGCCGAGCTGTGGGTCGTCCCCGACGCCAGCCACGCGGCGAGCGAGCCGGGCATCGTCGATGGACTGGTGCGCGCGACCGACACATTCGCTAGAGGCGCGCCATGA
- a CDS encoding anthranilate synthase component II, whose translation MILVVDNYDSFTFNLVHYVMELGAEVHVVRNDRISVADCMASGASGVLISPGPCTPNEAGISLALVAACAEAKLPLLGVCLGHQAIGQHFGGRVVRGGLMHGKTSPVDHDGTGVFERLPSPFIATRYHSLVVEDIPECLVVNATSETPGLDGTAVMGFRHAELPIHGVQFHPESIATEHGHELLANFLKICGLPVKVPA comes from the coding sequence ATGATTCTCGTCGTCGACAATTACGACAGCTTCACCTTCAACCTGGTCCATTACGTGATGGAGCTGGGCGCCGAGGTGCATGTCGTGCGCAACGACCGGATTTCGGTCGCGGACTGCATGGCCAGCGGCGCCAGCGGCGTCCTCATCTCGCCTGGACCGTGCACGCCCAACGAGGCCGGGATCAGCCTCGCCCTGGTCGCCGCCTGCGCCGAGGCGAAGTTGCCGCTACTCGGGGTGTGCCTCGGCCACCAGGCCATCGGCCAGCACTTCGGCGGTCGGGTCGTTCGCGGCGGGCTGATGCACGGCAAGACCAGTCCGGTCGACCACGACGGGACGGGCGTGTTCGAGAGGCTGCCCTCGCCGTTCATCGCCACGCGCTATCACTCGCTCGTCGTCGAGGACATTCCCGAATGCCTGGTGGTCAACGCCACCAGCGAGACCCCGGGGCTCGACGGCACCGCGGTCATGGGCTTTCGCCACGCCGAGCTGCCGATCCACGGGGTGCAGTTCCACCCCGAATCGATCGCCACCGAGCACGGACACGAACTGCTGGCCAATTTCCTCAAGATCTGCGGCCTGCCGGTCAAAGTGCCGGCATGA
- the trpD gene encoding anthranilate phosphoribosyltransferase: MKTLPPVEPHLSEEEAEAAFAAMLDGETSDEEIARFLAELAERGETASEITGAARALRARLIPIEAPANAIDVCGTGGDGKNTLNVSTAVSLVVAACGVPVAKHGNRAASSKAGAADTLEALGLDMEAAGRTAEMTLREVGICFLFAANHHPAMRRIQPIRQKLGRRTIFNLMGPLSNPAHVKGQLLGIARPAYVPIYADAMARLGTTRSLIVSGDEGLDELSLDAGNELADVRGHDFEMRRVDASMAGLPHAPVEAIRGGDPQHNAAALRALLLGAPGPYRDAVLFNAAGALMVAGEVEDWREGVEEAAEVIDKGLANALLDCWIAAAK; encoded by the coding sequence ATGAAGACGCTTCCGCCGGTCGAACCGCACCTCTCCGAAGAGGAAGCCGAAGCCGCGTTCGCCGCCATGCTCGACGGCGAGACCTCGGACGAGGAAATCGCCCGCTTCCTGGCCGAACTGGCCGAGCGCGGCGAAACCGCCAGCGAGATCACCGGCGCGGCGCGAGCGCTGCGGGCCCGGCTGATTCCGATCGAGGCCCCCGCCAACGCCATCGACGTCTGCGGCACCGGGGGCGACGGCAAGAACACGCTCAACGTTTCGACCGCCGTCAGCCTCGTGGTCGCCGCCTGCGGGGTGCCGGTGGCCAAGCACGGCAACCGCGCGGCAAGCTCGAAGGCCGGCGCGGCCGACACGCTCGAAGCGCTGGGCCTGGACATGGAAGCCGCAGGGCGCACCGCGGAGATGACCCTGCGCGAGGTCGGCATCTGCTTCCTGTTCGCTGCGAACCATCACCCAGCGATGCGCCGAATTCAGCCGATTCGTCAGAAGCTCGGTCGGCGGACGATCTTCAACCTGATGGGCCCGCTGTCCAACCCCGCGCACGTCAAGGGCCAGTTGCTCGGCATCGCCCGGCCCGCCTACGTGCCGATCTACGCCGACGCGATGGCGCGTTTGGGGACGACGCGCTCGCTCATCGTCTCCGGCGACGAGGGGCTCGATGAACTGAGCCTCGATGCCGGCAACGAACTGGCCGACGTGCGCGGGCACGATTTCGAAATGCGCCGGGTCGATGCCTCGATGGCCGGCCTGCCCCACGCGCCGGTCGAGGCGATCCGCGGCGGCGATCCGCAGCACAACGCCGCTGCCCTTCGCGCACTTCTGCTGGGCGCGCCGGGCCCCTACCGCGATGCGGTGCTGTTCAACGCCGCCGGGGCGCTGATGGTCGCCGGCGAGGTCGAGGACTGGCGCGAGGGCGTCGAGGAAGCCGCCGAGGTCATCGACAAGGGACTGGCCAACGCCTTGCTCGACTGCTGGATAGCGGCGGCGAAATGA
- the trpC gene encoding indole-3-glycerol phosphate synthase TrpC, whose translation MTDKLAEICATKRLEVQERKALATLEDLDRAALGATAPRGFRSALEAKASAGFGLIAEIKKASPSKGLIRSDFRPAEHAVAYEHGGAACLSVLTDAPYFQGHEDYLMDARAACTLPVLRKDFMVDPWQVAESRAIGADAILIIVAALDDAVMAEIEAAALERGMDVLVEVHDEAEMERAATRLQSRLIGVNNRDLRTFKTDLATTEHLAPLAPEGALLVGESGIDSHADCRRLAESGVRCFLVGESLMRQDDVEAATRALLSGA comes from the coding sequence ATGACCGACAAGCTCGCCGAAATCTGCGCCACCAAGCGCCTCGAAGTGCAGGAGCGCAAGGCGCTCGCCACGCTCGAGGACCTCGACCGCGCGGCGCTGGGCGCCACGGCTCCGCGAGGGTTTCGCAGCGCGCTCGAGGCAAAGGCGTCCGCCGGCTTTGGCCTGATCGCGGAAATCAAGAAAGCTTCGCCTTCCAAGGGCCTGATACGAAGCGATTTTCGTCCCGCCGAACACGCCGTCGCCTACGAACACGGCGGCGCCGCCTGCCTCTCCGTCCTGACCGACGCGCCCTATTTCCAGGGGCACGAGGACTACCTGATGGACGCGCGCGCTGCATGCACCCTGCCGGTGCTGCGCAAGGACTTCATGGTCGACCCGTGGCAAGTCGCCGAAAGCCGCGCGATCGGTGCCGACGCCATCCTGATCATCGTCGCCGCGCTCGATGACGCCGTGATGGCGGAGATCGAGGCCGCCGCGCTCGAACGCGGCATGGACGTGCTGGTCGAGGTCCATGACGAGGCCGAGATGGAGCGCGCCGCGACCCGGCTGCAGTCGCGCCTGATCGGCGTCAACAACCGCGACCTGCGCACCTTCAAGACCGACCTCGCCACCACCGAACACCTCGCCCCGCTGGCGCCCGAAGGCGCGCTGCTGGTCGGCGAAAGCGGGATCGACAGCCACGCCGATTGCCGGCGCCTCGCCGAATCCGGCGTGCGCTGCTTCCTCGTCGGCGAAAGCCTGATGCGCCAGGATGACGTCGAAGCGGCAACGCGCGCCTTGCTTTCAGGCGCCTAG